The Methanobrevibacter sp. genomic interval TTTTCAGCTTGAAGCGCATGAGGTTCGTTTGCAGGCATGATAATAATCTCGCCTGCTTTAACAGTGTTTTTTACACCAGAAATTGTAATTTCTGCTTCACCATCAATGATTTGAACCATTGCATCAAAAGGAGCGGAGTGTTCAGACAATCCTTGACCCTGATCAAAAGCAAAGAAAGTTACTGTTCCAAGCTCTTTTTTGATAACTTCACGGCTGACTACACTATTTTGTTCATAATTCACTAATTCTTGAATATCTAATGCTTTTGCTTTTAAATCTTCCATAATTTATTCTCCCATAATTCTTTTAATGTCGACTAAAGCATTGCCAGAAGTAGGGGTTAAATTGTAGTTTTCAACTAACACATTTATGATATCATCGTTACACCATGCAGGAAGCACCGGTCCGAGCCACATGTCGGTTTTTCCAAGGTAGAGTAATGCCCAGAGTACTGCTGCTGCTTTTTGTTCCATCCAGGAGAGAACAATTGTTAATGGTAAGTCATTTAATGGTAAGTCGAATAATTCGGATAATGCTAATGCCACATCCACTGCAACAATTGTGTCGTTACATTGACCTACATCGAGTAATCTAGGGATTCCTTCAATATCACCTAAGTCCAAGTCGTTGAATTTGTATTTACCACATGCTAAGGTTAGGATAACTGTGTCCTGTGGTAAGTTTTTAACGAATTCTCTGTAGTAGTCATTGTGTTTTGCTGCTTTGTCACATCCACCTACTACGAAGAATCTTCTGATTTTTCCTTCTTCAACTAATCTTTTGATGGTATCAGCGTGTTCTACGATTGCTCCTGCACTCCAACCGGTTGTGATTGTAGTTAATTCTTCTGCTTCTAATCCTCCTAAGGATTTTGCGCATTCGATTACTTCGGAGAAGTCATAATCATCCACTGTTTTTACACCTTCAAGTTTAGCAACATCCATTGTGAACATTCTTTCTTTGTATGCATCTAATGCAGGCAATACACAATTACTGGTTGCAACAATTGCTGCATTGTATTTTTTAAAGATTGTTCTTTGATCGTGCCATGCTCCACCTAATTGTCCTACTAAGTTTTCATATTTGTTTAATCCAGGATAACCGTGTGCCGGTAACATTTCAGAGTGAGTGTAAACTTTAATGTCAGTTCCTTCCACTTGTTTTAACAATTCTTCTAATGCTTTTAAGTCGTGACCAGTTACGATAATAGCTGGTCCTTCTTGTGCTCCAACTTTTACTTCAACAGGTTGCGGTTCTCCGTAAGCTTCAATGTGTGCGTCTTTAAGTAATCTCATTACTGCTACGCTTTTTTCACCTGCTTCTAATGCAAGTGCCACTAAATCTTGTACATCGAAGTTCACATTGGTTAAAGTAGTGTATAATCCTTTTGTTAAGAATGCATCGATTTCAGGATCATTTTTTCCTAAAACATTTGCATTATAGTTGTATGCACTGATTCCTTTCATAGTAAAGATTAAATTATCTTGTAATCTTGCTACGGTCGGTTTTTTACCACAAACTCCACTTACAGTACATCCAGTACCTTTAGCGGTTTGGGAACATTGATAACAAAACATATCTAAGCCTTCGTCTGCCATAATAAAATCTCCATAAATATTTATAATTAAAAGTTGATTTGAAATGTATATAAATATTTTGTCACTTTTTAAGGGTGAAAAGTTACAATTATATACCATTACCTACAAAATTATACTCATGGATGAAAATATTGAAACCTTAAAAGGAATCGGACTGACAATGTATGAGGCACAGGCATATATAACATTAACTTCATTAATATCATCCAATGCAGCTGAAATTGCTGAAAATGCAGATATTCCCCGAAGTAAAATATACGATGTGCTTAAAAAACTAGTTAAAAAGAATTTCATAGATGTTGAAGATGGAAGACCACTAACATACAATGTTAAGTCTCCTGTTGAAGTACTATCACGTGAAAAAGAAAGACTGAACACTGAAATCGACGATACAATAACCAGATTAACATACATTTATGAAAACGGTATGAGTCAAGTACAGGCACCGATATGGAGAATATATGGTGTTGAAAAGATTATCGCACAAGAGCTGGAAATCATCAAAAGAGCAAAATCATCAATCAATATGAGAATCGGATTTTTATTTGAAAATGAAGGGGAAGCACTTGTCAAGGCATTAAAAAACAGATCAGATTTAAGAATCAACATTCTTGCTTCACCAATATGCTATATTAATGATGAAAAGTTCAATATCATAGAACTATTTAAAGAAAATGACATCAACATACAAAAAGCAGACATTCCATTTGTAAAATTGATTATTTCAGATTCCAAAGAAATGATGCATACATACACCAAATTTTCAGAAGATAAACGAAATGTAATCCCTGAAACGGCTATCGGAATATGGAACAAATATGAAGATATTGCTAAAAACTATGATGATCGGTTTATGAATCAGCTGAAAAAATTGAAAAAGAAAAATAAAAAAAATTAATTTTTAATTTTTAATTTTTTAAAGTTCAAATATTTGGTTAATCCCCATCTGAATAACACTACTCCTTTTGCTCCGCCACTTTTAGCGGCTTTTGCATCTTTAAATAGTGCTTTATAGGATAATTTCTTAATATTGGAATCGGATTTATAAGTTTGCAATCCTACCCAAATTTTAGCTCCCTTGGATTGCTTAACGAATTTTTTGGTTGTCTTTTTAATCCACTTGGAACTAGCATGGTAATTTCCTTTATACATCATAGGAATTACGACATCAAGATATTTGGACATTGTTGGAACATCCTGTGCATAATAATATTTCATTGATGTAGGCTCCGGCATTACAGCTGCAGACACGATAATATTCGGATGCACACTGCGAACAGAAATACAGGCCTGTTTAATGAAATAGTTAACTGCATTAACTGCATTTTTATATTTATATGCATTTCCACCAAATCGCACATAATCAAAGTGTATTCCGTCAACTTCACTAAAGCTTGCATAGTATTTGGCTTTTTTAATCATTTTGTTGATGTAGTTATAATTATAAACACCCTTTTTACTTACAGGATGGATGAATTTTCCGTTTTTATAAAATACAGACATCCAAATATGAACTTTCATACCATATTTATGGGCTTTTTTAATCCATTTTAAAACATAATTCTTACCGTATTTATCAAAAACTGTATGAAGTAAAAATATATGTTTGGTTCCGAGTTTGGAAAGTTTTTTAAGATTTACCTTCTTTATACTCCATTTATTAACCCAATATCCATTTCCAACAGTTAACTTGTTTTTTACAACAATCCTGAAAGTTCCTGATGATCCAACATATTTTCCATCATTATTAAAATAATATTGAACATCATAAGTTCCTTTTTTAAGGGACAGGTAAAATGTTGCAATACCTTTAGCATTTGTTTTTGCAGTGAGAGTTTTTCCACCTGCTTTAACAATAACTGTTTTACCGGAAATAGGATTTCCATAAATATCAACCAATTTAATTTGGAATATTGATTTAATACCCTCACAGTAATTTATGTATTTATCCACAACATCCAATGAAGTGATCAAATCAGGCTTAACTGTAAGAGTGGAAGTTCCATTTGATGAAGTATAATTTTCATCTCCTGCAAATGAGTAATTAATTGTGTATGTTCCAGTTTTTAATTTGAAGTTAATGCTTGCTTTACCATTCGAATCTGTAGTCTTATTATAATTAACATTATTTAAAGAAATTGAAACTTGCTTGTTTGGCAATGCAGTTCCATTAGAAGTTAATGTGACTGTAAATTCATCATTATAATCAACATAACTTGTTTTATCTGGAGCTGAAATTTCACTCACAGACTGATTATCTGAAACGCTTCCATTATCCTGTAAAACTTCAACAGTAGAATTTTCATTCAAGCTAATGCAATCTGTTGTGTTTTCACTAGCCGATACAATTGAAATAGCTAAAAATAAAGTTAAAATTATAATAAAACTTAAAAAAATTTTATTTTTCATCAATTCACAACCACATAATACTTAGTATTTTTAAATACTTAAATATTTAGTTTACATGAATTTATCATTAAAATTGTTCAGCACACTTATTAGATTTTCATCCAAATATGAAATAGCTTTATCATAAATCTCCTGAGGGATTTCCCAATAAGCAGAAGCAATACTTCCGGCAATTGCTGCTTGAGTGTCAGCATCACCTCCAAGAGAAATGGCATTTCTTATTGCATCCTCATAATCATTGGCTTCCAAAAAACAAATTATGGATTCCGGAACACTTTTGGCACAAGCCAGTTCAAAGTCATAATCCGGCCTGATTTCATCTAAAGAACGTGACAAATCATATTCATATGTTGATTCTATATGATTTTTGATTTCTTCTTTAGTTGAACCTATTCTTGCAAGAAAAATTGCATCTGATGTTGCCTGAGCCCCTTTAATACCTTCTGGATGACTATGAGTTACAATTGCAGACATTTTTGATAGATTCTGCGATTCTTCAAGAGAATCAGCAACCCATGCACAAGGAGAAACTCTCATTGCAGATCCATTTGACCAACTGCCATATGAATCGGCACTATCATTATATATCCAATAGTTAAAACTTCTGCCATAACCTGCATCAGGATAAGTACTTGCAAATTTCCTCAAATTTTTTGATAAAATTCCTTTAGAAGTTTTATCCTCCAACAACCAATTAGCAACTGCAAGTGTTAATACCGTATCGTCGGTAAAAGTTGACATTGGAGCGAATAATTCAAATTTTTTTGTTTTTATTGCATAACGTTCATATACCGAACCAATAATATCTCCTGCAATTGCACCAATTATTCCTTTCATAAGATACAATATTCAATTTAACTTATTTAAAATAATTGATGTGACTTTAAAAAATTGCTTTAACTTTGTAATATTGATTTGAGTTTGAAATATTGCTTTCATTTTAAAAAATTGCTGTTAAAACAAAGAAAAAACATATATACGATGATAACAATACCTATAACTGATAATACTTGTTATTATCAATAAACACGGAAATTTCTATATTGTATTTTGCATAAATCATCCAAAACTCACTTCTTTGAATAAAATAATATGTTACATAAAAATAGAAATTTCGACTACTTGAAAAACAACATAAAAACTGTATCAATACCCATTGATTCCAGATTAATTTCTGGAATCAAAAAATAAATAAAAATAGTGAGAGAAATTATGCACTTCTCTCAAGTACGAAATCTGCAATGTCTGCAAGTACCTGTTTAGATGAAGAATCATCCAATATTTCAAGTACTTCTTTAGCTTTCACAACAGATTCTTGTGCCAAATTGCGAGCATATTCAATAGCACCACAATTTGTTAAAATTTCAATTGCTTCATCTATCTCATCTTGAGAATTATTTTCAGCTTTTAAGATTTCAAGCAATCTGTCAGAGTCATCACTAGCCAAACCTTTAATAGCAATGATTGTCATTTTACCTTTACCAATATCGGAACCGATAGGTTTACCTAAAGTTTCCTCATCAGCTGCAAGATCAAGATAATCATCCTGAATCTGGAAAGCAAGACCTATTAAACGACCGTATTCATACATTGCATCGATTACTTCATCATCTGCTCCGCCCATAATAGCACCAGCTTTAGTAGCGGCAGCTATTAATGCACCGGTTTTTTTGAAAATCATTTCCATGTATTCATCTTCTGTAACATCGAACCTTTCCTCAAAACCCATATCTGATGCCTGACCTTCACAGATTTTTACACATGCATCAGCAACAGTAGCCAATGCCTTGTTGTTTTGGTCAGAACTGGTTCCTTCAGAGCCAATGATTATTTCAAATGCTTTTGAAAATAAAGTGTCTCCAGCAAGAATAGCTACATCATCACCCCATACTTTATGAACTGATGGCATTCCTCTTCTCATATCATCCTGATCCATAATATCATCATGGATTAATGAAAATGTGTGGATTAATTCAATTGCAGCTCCTGCCTTAAGAGCAGATTCTTTATTGCCGCCAACAGCTTCTGCAGTTATTAATGTTAAAGCAGGCCTGAGCATTTTTCCTCCAGCTCTTGTTAAGTATACTGATGCTTCTGCAAGATTTTCTGGAGTAATTGTTGCTAATTCTTCTTCTATAGTATTTGTAATATCTGTTGAATAATTACCTAGTACTTCTTTTACATCACTCATTTTATCCCTCATTTAACTTTTAAAAACTTGTGCTTGAGCATTTCTTAAAATATGGATATCATAACCGATTCTGTATCCTTCTTCTTCAGCAAGTTCTGCATAAGCTGCAAGCATTGATAAATCCCCGTGTGCCGGTATAATATGTTGTGGTTTTAACATACGTAAGAATTCCCTGTGGTCTTCTCTTCCAGCGTGTCCGGAAACGTGAGCATTAGGATAAATTCTAGCACCCTTTAATTTTAATCTTCTTTCCATAATGTGCCTGTTTGCAGCATTTGTAGGATTTGGAATAATTGGTGCTGAAATAATAACATTATCTCCTTTCTTAATGTTGAATGGAGTTCTGCCACTAGCAATTCTTGGAAGCAAAGCATCAGGTTCACCCTGGTGACCAGTTGTAACAAGCAAATAATTCGCACGGTCTTCATCGGCTTTCATTAAAGCCTTGTTAACTGCTTTTGGAGATCCATAAATACTTGCATTTTTAGGCAATTTTAAAATTCCCAATTTTTGTGCAATACCACAGAACCTCTCCATTGAACGACCCAGGAAAAATATTTCCCTATGACTTTTTTTAGCAATGTCTGCAATTGCCTGTACACGCTCTACATGAGATGAAAATGTAGTAACAATCATACCGGTCTTTTCATGCAATGGTCCTCTCATTACATCTTCCAAGATATTTCTTGCAATTCTTTCAGAATGAGTTTTTACTTCATCATAATTTTTTGCATTAGTGGTTTCTACAATTAAAGCAAGCACTCCTTTCCTACCTAATTCTTTTAATCTTTTATAATCAGGCGGTGGAGATACTTTTTGATGATTATCAAATTTAAAATCAAGTGCATAAACAATTACTCCTTCAGGAGTATGTAATACAGGAAATACTGCTTGTGGAATACTGTGTGTTGACTGTACAAATTCCAATGTAATGTCTTTTGAAAGTTTTACCTTACTTCCAGGGTTTAAAACCTTTATTGGATTTGATACTTTAAATTTACGTTCCCCTTTAATCTGTTTTTCTATTAACGCAGCAGTATATGGTGTTCCTATTAATGGTGCATCATATCTATGAGCCAATTTTGCAACTGCACCAATGTGGTCCAAGTGACCGTGAGAGAAAACTATTCCTTTAACCTTACCATCTACATCTTTCATTAAAGTGTCATCCGGAATAACTCCTCTTTCAATTAAATCCAAACTATGCATTCTGTCGATATCAGTGTCCTCGTGCATACTAATTCTGTCTAAGTGAATTCCCATATCAAAAATAACAACATCATCACCTATACGAATAGCAGTCATGTTTTTCCCAACTTCCTGATATCCTCCTATAGCGATTACTTCAACGCTCATGTTTTATCTCCTTGAATAACTCTTTGTGTTAATACCTCTTTCATTTAGCCATTCCCTTGTTTTTCCGCGAATAACTAAATTAGACTGTTTCAATTCTTCAATATTATTTGCTCCAACTAAAAACATAGCAATTCTTAGTGAATCATTAAATCTATTAATAAATGTGTTTAAAGCTTCCTGAGAAGCGCAATTTTTTAAAAACGGTAATGCCATACCTACAGCATCTGCACCAAGAGCAATGGCTTTTGCAGCTTCAAGACCTGTACGAATTCCACCAGAAGATATTACCGGAACATTAACTGCATTAGTCACCTCAACAGTGGAGATTGCAGTTGGAATTCCCCAGTCCCAGAAAAGTTCTCCAAGATATCTGTCTTCAGCCCTATATGTTTCAACGGCTGCCCAGCTTGTTCCGCCAGCTCCTTCAATATCAATAAAATCAACACCTGCATTGACCAGCTGACGAGCTGATTCTGCTGAAATACCGCACCCAGTTTCTTTTGCAAGTACCGGAATGTCTACAGTATCAGTAA includes:
- a CDS encoding ADP-ribosylglycohydrolase family protein, whose translation is MKGIIGAIAGDIIGSVYERYAIKTKKFELFAPMSTFTDDTVLTLAVANWLLEDKTSKGILSKNLRKFASTYPDAGYGRSFNYWIYNDSADSYGSWSNGSAMRVSPCAWVADSLEESQNLSKMSAIVTHSHPEGIKGAQATSDAIFLARIGSTKEEIKNHIESTYEYDLSRSLDEIRPDYDFELACAKSVPESIICFLEANDYEDAIRNAISLGGDADTQAAIAGSIASAYWEIPQEIYDKAISYLDENLISVLNNFNDKFM
- a CDS encoding TrmB family transcriptional regulator; this translates as MDENIETLKGIGLTMYEAQAYITLTSLISSNAAEIAENADIPRSKIYDVLKKLVKKNFIDVEDGRPLTYNVKSPVEVLSREKERLNTEIDDTITRLTYIYENGMSQVQAPIWRIYGVEKIIAQELEIIKRAKSSINMRIGFLFENEGEALVKALKNRSDLRINILASPICYINDEKFNIIELFKENDINIQKADIPFVKLIISDSKEMMHTYTKFSEDKRNVIPETAIGIWNKYEDIAKNYDDRFMNQLKKLKKKNKKN
- the idsA gene encoding short chain isoprenyl diphosphate synthase IdsA, giving the protein MSDVKEVLGNYSTDITNTIEEELATITPENLAEASVYLTRAGGKMLRPALTLITAEAVGGNKESALKAGAAIELIHTFSLIHDDIMDQDDMRRGMPSVHKVWGDDVAILAGDTLFSKAFEIIIGSEGTSSDQNNKALATVADACVKICEGQASDMGFEERFDVTEDEYMEMIFKKTGALIAAATKAGAIMGGADDEVIDAMYEYGRLIGLAFQIQDDYLDLAADEETLGKPIGSDIGKGKMTIIAIKGLASDDSDRLLEILKAENNSQDEIDEAIEILTNCGAIEYARNLAQESVVKAKEVLEILDDSSSKQVLADIADFVLERSA
- a CDS encoding cupin domain-containing protein translates to MMEDLKAKALDIQELVNYEQNSVVSREVIKKELGTVTFFAFDQGQGLSEHSAPFDAMVQIIDGEAEITISGVKNTVKAGEIIIMPANEPHALQAENSPYKMILTMIKSD
- a CDS encoding Ig-like domain repeat protein; the encoded protein is MKNKIFLSFIIILTLFLAISIVSASENTTDCISLNENSTVEVLQDNGSVSDNQSVSEISAPDKTSYVDYNDEFTVTLTSNGTALPNKQVSISLNNVNYNKTTDSNGKASINFKLKTGTYTINYSFAGDENYTSSNGTSTLTVKPDLITSLDVVDKYINYCEGIKSIFQIKLVDIYGNPISGKTVIVKAGGKTLTAKTNAKGIATFYLSLKKGTYDVQYYFNNDGKYVGSSGTFRIVVKNKLTVGNGYWVNKWSIKKVNLKKLSKLGTKHIFLLHTVFDKYGKNYVLKWIKKAHKYGMKVHIWMSVFYKNGKFIHPVSKKGVYNYNYINKMIKKAKYYASFSEVDGIHFDYVRFGGNAYKYKNAVNAVNYFIKQACISVRSVHPNIIVSAAVMPEPTSMKYYYAQDVPTMSKYLDVVIPMMYKGNYHASSKWIKKTTKKFVKQSKGAKIWVGLQTYKSDSNIKKLSYKALFKDAKAAKSGGAKGVVLFRWGLTKYLNFKKLKIKN
- the fni gene encoding type 2 isopentenyl-diphosphate Delta-isomerase, encoding MISDRKLEHLLICENYDVEFKDKTTGFEDIELIHNVLPEIDKNEIDLSTEVFGKKLNSPLFITAITGGHPAAKKVNKQLAIAAENNGIALGVGSQRAACEHPELEDTYSVVRENAPDCLLVGNIGAPQLNLAQKAVEILDADILAIHLNPLQESIQPEGDLDARGYLDLISKITDTVDIPVLAKETGCGISAESARQLVNAGVDFIDIEGAGGTSWAAVETYRAEDRYLGELFWDWGIPTAISTVEVTNAVNVPVISSGGIRTGLEAAKAIALGADAVGMALPFLKNCASQEALNTFINRFNDSLRIAMFLVGANNIEELKQSNLVIRGKTREWLNERGINTKSYSRR
- a CDS encoding RNase J family beta-CASP ribonuclease, which codes for MSVEVIAIGGYQEVGKNMTAIRIGDDVVIFDMGIHLDRISMHEDTDIDRMHSLDLIERGVIPDDTLMKDVDGKVKGIVFSHGHLDHIGAVAKLAHRYDAPLIGTPYTAALIEKQIKGERKFKVSNPIKVLNPGSKVKLSKDITLEFVQSTHSIPQAVFPVLHTPEGVIVYALDFKFDNHQKVSPPPDYKRLKELGRKGVLALIVETTNAKNYDEVKTHSERIARNILEDVMRGPLHEKTGMIVTTFSSHVERVQAIADIAKKSHREIFFLGRSMERFCGIAQKLGILKLPKNASIYGSPKAVNKALMKADEDRANYLLVTTGHQGEPDALLPRIASGRTPFNIKKGDNVIISAPIIPNPTNAANRHIMERRLKLKGARIYPNAHVSGHAGREDHREFLRMLKPQHIIPAHGDLSMLAAYAELAEEEGYRIGYDIHILRNAQAQVFKS
- the hcp gene encoding hydroxylamine reductase, with protein sequence MADEGLDMFCYQCSQTAKGTGCTVSGVCGKKPTVARLQDNLIFTMKGISAYNYNANVLGKNDPEIDAFLTKGLYTTLTNVNFDVQDLVALALEAGEKSVAVMRLLKDAHIEAYGEPQPVEVKVGAQEGPAIIVTGHDLKALEELLKQVEGTDIKVYTHSEMLPAHGYPGLNKYENLVGQLGGAWHDQRTIFKKYNAAIVATSNCVLPALDAYKERMFTMDVAKLEGVKTVDDYDFSEVIECAKSLGGLEAEELTTITTGWSAGAIVEHADTIKRLVEEGKIRRFFVVGGCDKAAKHNDYYREFVKNLPQDTVILTLACGKYKFNDLDLGDIEGIPRLLDVGQCNDTIVAVDVALALSELFDLPLNDLPLTIVLSWMEQKAAAVLWALLYLGKTDMWLGPVLPAWCNDDIINVLVENYNLTPTSGNALVDIKRIMGE